Proteins encoded by one window of Chrysemys picta bellii isolate R12L10 chromosome 10, ASM1138683v2, whole genome shotgun sequence:
- the LOC135974000 gene encoding uncharacterized protein LOC135974000 — MEPAATIAAVVAALNVSQLIIKVSLRQMQKSQARRLRHRGDVLKSESSTDLSESRRPSAEDITVAMGHVDAVERRFWARETSTEWWDRIVLQVWDESQWLRNFRMRKGTFLELCELLSPALKRSDTRLRAALSVQKRVAIALWKLATPDSYRSVANQFGVGKSTVGVVVMQVAKAIVDVLLPKVVTLGNVEAIIDGFAAMGFPNCGGAIDGTHIPILAPDHQATQYINRKGYFSMVLQALVDHRGRFTNIYVGWPGKVHDARVFRNSGLFRRLQQGIYFPDHKITVGDVEMPIVILGDPAYPLMPWLMKPYTGALDTEKELFNYRLSKCRMVVECAFGRLKGRWRSLLTRCDLSETNIPIVIAACCVLHNLCESKGETFMAGWEVEENSLAGDYSQPDSRAIRRDQREALCIREALKAKFLSEQGNL, encoded by the coding sequence atggagcccgctgcgaccatcgctgcagttgtggctgctctcaacgtctcgcagcttatcataaaggtttccctgaggcagatgcagaaaagtcaggcaaggaggctacggcaccgcggtgatgtcctgaagtctgagagtagcacagacctgtcagaaagcaggcgacccagcgccgaggacatcacagtggcaatgggtcatgttgatgccgtggaacggcgattctgggcacgggagacaagcactgagtggtgggaccgcatagtgctgcaggtctgggatgaatcccagtggctgcgaaactttcgcatgcggaagggaactttcctggaactttgtgagttgctgtcccctgccctgaagcgcagtgacacccggttgcgagctgcactgagtgtacagaagcgagtggccatagccctgtggaagcttgcaacgccagacagctaccggtcagtcgcgaaccagtttggggtgggcaaatctaccgtgggggttgttgtgatgcaagtagcgaaggcaatcgttgatgtactgctgccaaaggtagtgaccctgggaaacgtggaggcgatcatagatggcttcgcagcgatgggattcccaaactgcggtggggccatagatggaactcacatccctatcctggcaccggaccaccaggccacccagtacattaaccgaaagggatacttttccatggtgctgcaagcactggtggaccacaggggacgttttaccaacatctacgtgggatggccgggcaaggttcatgacgctcgtgttttcaggaactctggtctgtttagacggctgcaacaaggtatttacttcccggaccacaaaataactgttggggatgtggagatgcctatagtcatcctcggggacccagcctacccgctaatgccctggctcatgaagccctatactggcgccctggacactgaaaaagaactcttcaactaccggctgagcaagtgcagaatggtggtggagtgtgcttttggccgtctcaaggggagatggagaagcttactgactcgctgtgatctcagcgaaaccaatatccccattgttatagcagcttgctgtgtgctccacaatctctgtgagagcaagggggagacctttatggcggggtgggaggttgaggaaaatagcctggctggtgattactcacagccagacagccgggcgattagaagagaccagcgggaagcgctgtgcatccgggaggctttgaaagcaaagttcctgagtgagcagggtaacctgtga
- the LOC135974001 gene encoding uncharacterized protein LOC135974001, which produces MQSSPAVMAMQSGNRKRAPAWTDREVLDLIAVWGDESVLSELRSKRRNAKIYEKISKDMAERGYSRDATQCRVKIKELRQGYQKTKEANGRSGSHPQTSRFYEALHSILGAAATTTPPVTVDSEDGILSTAGSSDMLGDGEDEEGDEEGEAVGSSHNADFPDSQDLFITLTEIPYEASPAITPDTESGEGSATPSATVSQPSLESHSQRLARIRRRKKRTREDMFSELMASSQAQAAQQTQWRENLTRMHQANMDREERWRQEDQQATQTLLGLLREQTDTLRRLVDVLQERRQEDRAPLQSISNRPPPPPSPIPTSPKVQRRRGGRVPANSHSTPAESSSSRRLSFPKI; this is translated from the exons atgcagagctctccagcagtgatggccatgcagtctgggaatagaaagagagccccagcatggactgatcgtgaagtcttggatctcatcgctgtgtggggcgatgagtccgtgctttccgagctgcgatccaaaagaaggaatgcaaagatctacgagaagatctctaaagacatggcagagagaggatacagccgggatgcaacgcagtgccgcgtgaaaatcaaggagctgagacaaggctaccagaagaccaaagaggcaaacggacgctccggatcccatccccagacatcccgtttctacgaggcactgcattccatcctcggtgctgccgccaccactaccccaccagtgaccgtggactctgaggatgggatactgtccacggccggttcctcagacatgttaggggacggggaagatgaggaaggagatgaggagggcgaggcagttggcagctctcacaacgctgatttccccgacagccaggatctcttcatcacccttacagagatcccctacgaagcgtccccagccattaccccggacacagaatctggtgaaggatcagcca ccccgtctgcgactgtctcacaacctagcctggaatcacactcccagaggctagcgcggattaggcgtaggaagaagaggacacgggaggacatgttctctgagcttatggcctcttcccaagcccaggcagcacagcagacccagtggcgggagaacttgacccgaatgcaccaagccaacatggatcgggaggagaggtggcggcaggaagaccagcaggcgactcaaacgctgcttggactactgagggagcaaacggacacgctccggcgccttgtggatgttctgcaggaacggaggcaggaggacagagccccgctgcagtccatctctaaccgccctcccccgccaccaagtcccatacccacctcacccaaagtgcaaagaaggagaggcggcagagtccctgctaactctcactccacccctgcagagagctctagtagcagaaggctctcatttcccaaaatttga